The DNA window AGGAGGGTAACTTCCAGATGTGGAAGGGTTAATGCCACATCCCAGAGAAGACTTCACAGACATTCACTTCAGCCCGTGGCCAAAGGATTACAAGACTCCGTTTGGTCCTTATCTCAAATCTCCATGTATTCTGTCAGACATGTATTAACGTTACAGCAATGGAATCTGTTACCAATAAATAGATCTGTCATCTCCTAAAAGTTCTGCGCAGCTTTGCACTGCCAAGTGCTGAAGTCCTCTTGGCATGGTTTGTGTAAGAGACTACCACTGGTGTAAGGACATACCGTGCTCTGATCCTCCAGCATTTTAAATTACAGCTCAGCTACAATTCGAACTAACAGAACGGGGATCACTGGTACTGCCTGTAGTCACCAAACGGAGAGGGCTGCAGCTGCGAGGGGTCGTCGGAGAGCTGAGGGCCTGAGggtgaggagagagagaaatcaaGCTGTGAAAAGAGAAGGCGTCCTTCCTATGGCAGCAGGAAACACCGCAGCCTTTATCTTTAAACTAAATCCCTTCTGAAATGAACGGAGCCAACAATGAGGGACCAAGACATTCAAGAGCTTTACACCTGCTCCAATAAGGAACAGTTGTTTCTTGAATCTCTTTTACttctaagaaaacaaatcagaacaATGGGAGGGAAACATTTTCAGTCACTGAAAGGCACTGGAAACctctgccttcctgccctgcagctgaaCCCAGCCACTCTGTCAAGGTTTCTTGCCCCACAATAAAGCAAGGCAGTGAAATGGAACAAGTCGTGGATCAGCTTCCCTTACTGACATTCTGCTGAGGGAAGCAATATGTTGTTACTGCCAAGCCTAAGGAGAATAAACTGTGACAGACAGATGATACCCTTTCACTGAAGCAggttcattttaaaaagcctttgtATTCCTGAATTGTTACAGAAATTGCACCAATTCAGACAGAACAAAGAATGCCAGTGAACAAACCTGAGAGGAACCCTACCAGGAATTAGAGGCTTGCCACTAATCCTTTCAACACTAGCGGTTTGTTCTGTATTCCTCTCAAAATGAGGTGGGCCAACAGAGGCATTAATTATTTCAGGCAGGCACGTATTTACATAAATGGTTACAGACTCACTGACATCTCAGCTTGTGTTgcacttagaaaacaaaacgGATCCAGTTTCTGGAAATCCAATCATCACCACTGCCCCTGTTTGGAACATCCTGCCTGCATCTGCTCCATCTCCAGCACCCCACTGGAATGGgcttccagccctgctcccagcccttccAGCTCCCAGCCTTACAGTGCTGCTCTGATAACACCACCCACATCTGCACATTTGCTCACACAAACCTCTCTTCCCTCCtaagccctgtgctcccctGTGCCTGGaacctcctccctccccctgaTTCCTACACCTTCATGCTGCTGAGTGACAGCCAACCCTGCCACCTCATTTCGGTGTGGGTGTCTCCAGACCACAGAGAGGAAATGCAAAAGCTGCTGTGGCATCAGCAACTCTTCTTTGACTTCTTACAGACTCGGAAGCTGGGCACATCAGCCAACTCTGCACAAcaaaagctgctgcagggctccttACCGTTCTGGAACTGTGCAGAGGCAAATCTTGTTAAGAGAATGCCAGCCCCTTCAATTAAAGCCAGGAGAATTCCTCCCATTGCAGCAGATCCAACCATGGCAACAGGTccatctaaaaataaaagcacagaacaacacttgtttctttttctgttgcattaCTTTGCACGTTACAGCTCTCTTTCTATAGTTATAATCTCTCCTATGGGCAAACACTGCATTCATTAAGCCTCATTAGTATCACTGCTAAAGGAATAATTACTAGGCAACTCTCCCCTTCCTCAGGGAAACAACAGAACAACGGTAATGTTTGAGAACACAATTATTACTTTCATAAGCACGGAACACAAGTCTAAGATGATTTTTCTATTCCTCTTCCCAAGTCAATTGCAGTTTGGGAATCACACAGTTCTGCTTCACTGCAACAGAGGTTGgaacacagcagctttctgttaGCTCCCTCCCCACAGCTCCACTTCTTACTTCTGGCAGCTAAGATGGCTCCAGTTAGGGCTCCGCTCGTGATTGAATTCCATGGATCCTCCTTCCCCCTCATTCTGACCATGCTGCAGTCGATCATGGAGAACAGACCTCCCCAAACTGCAAAGCTACCTGTGAGCACATGGGGGAAGAACAGAACCAGCTCAGAGAAAGCAGACGAGccagcaggactgcagccacATCACCACCAACATCACTAAACCACGATTCAAGACAACATGAGTGAGGAATCAGTTACCTCCCAGCTGTGGAGCTCTCGTTTTGACAGCGGCCAGACTTCCCCTCAGCCGGTGGTTTACACCCTACAGTAAGgacagaatgaaagaatgaagtCTTGCTGCCAGAACGAGCCATGGGCACCATCTGCTTCCCAGCACCACGATGAGGAGCttacagaaactgcattttcacagcTCCTTTAGTTCTTACCACATCTGCGTAACACCTGtaagctgcagaaatgaagcaCCACCATCAGGCACTGCCTCCAACCATTCTTGGTGGGAACTGAACTGGATGAGATCTGCACGCCCTAACACTGCATTGCTGCTACACACGCTCAAGCTTTGTCTCAGCTGCGAGCACTCAGAAGCGTGGACTGATTTAGTTAATGAGTTTCAAGCAGAATAAAGAAGGGGGTAAAGCACAAATCCTGCGTGTGTGAAGCATCTGCAGCACCTGACTCGTTTTGGAAGAGGTTCTGGATTTTATTCACAAAACGCACCTCGAACTGAAGGCTTATTAAGGAGCTTGGGGCAATGAAGCTGTCACATACCAACACCAAAAACCACTCCCACCAAAAAGCCCTTTCATCCCCTTTAAGCCCCTCCTATAACAGCCAGAGGAATGTTTTAGAAGCCATGTTCAAGTAGAAGCAGGGGTTACTTTTATCAACATCTGCACCACGTTTGAAGTCAAGATTTTGCAGCTGAAAACTTGAAAGTGAAAACAACTGATTGTCACCACCTGAACCTTGACCTCCACGTTCCATTTGTGCACTTAAACAAAAACCCACTTTCAAATAAATTGAGTTACAAGAAACGTTAACGTTTAATTAAGAGGTTAATTACAGAAAGCAACATTCCCTCACATAGTTCTGAAGAACGATTCCTCCTTTAAGCCCTCTCACTTCtcagaggaaggcagagggCTGTGGCAGCTGATGCAGAACTGCCCAGGCTCCACTTCTGC is part of the Lagopus muta isolate bLagMut1 chromosome 24, bLagMut1 primary, whole genome shotgun sequence genome and encodes:
- the TIMM17A gene encoding mitochondrial import inner membrane translocase subunit Tim17-A, which produces MEEYAREPCPWRIVDDCGGAFTMGAIGGGIFQAIKGFRNSPVGVNHRLRGSLAAVKTRAPQLGGSFAVWGGLFSMIDCSMVRMRGKEDPWNSITSGALTGAILAARNGPVAMVGSAAMGGILLALIEGAGILLTRFASAQFQNGPQLSDDPSQLQPSPFGDYRQYQ